In Streptomyces capitiformicae, one genomic interval encodes:
- a CDS encoding helix-turn-helix domain-containing protein, producing the protein MAETLKKGSRVTGAARDKLAADLKKKYDSGASIRALAEETGRSYGFVHRMLSESGVTLRGRGGATRGKKAASA; encoded by the coding sequence GTGGCCGAGACTCTGAAGAAGGGCAGCCGGGTTACCGGCGCCGCGCGCGACAAGCTCGCGGCAGACCTGAAGAAGAAGTACGACTCCGGTGCGAGCATTCGGGCGCTGGCCGAGGAAACCGGCCGCTCGTATGGCTTCGTACACCGGATGCTCAGCGAGTCGGGCGTCACGCTTCGAGGGCGTGGCGGGGCGACGCGGGGCAAGAAGGCCGCTTCGGCCTGA
- a CDS encoding enoyl-CoA hydratase/isomerase family protein, whose product MASLEPLLDKDGVRLTVDEAIATVTLTNPAKRNAQSPALWRALTEAGRLVPGTVRVVVLRAEGKSFSAGLNRQMFTPEGIEGEPSFVDLARLDDAGLDATIADFQEAFTWWRRSDIVTVAAVRGHAVGAGFQLALACDLRVVADDVQFAMLETSLGLVPDLTGTHPLVSLVGYGRALEICLTGRFVQAEEAERIGLANLAVPGEQLDDAVRDLAAALVAAPRDAVIETKALLRGAQGRSYDEQRAAERAAQARRLRDLAGLGE is encoded by the coding sequence ATGGCTTCGCTCGAACCGCTGCTCGACAAGGACGGCGTACGGCTCACCGTCGACGAGGCGATCGCCACGGTGACCCTGACCAACCCGGCCAAGCGCAACGCGCAGAGCCCCGCTCTGTGGCGAGCGCTCACCGAGGCCGGGCGGCTGGTTCCGGGCACGGTCCGTGTCGTTGTGCTGCGTGCCGAGGGCAAGTCGTTCTCCGCCGGGCTCAACCGGCAGATGTTCACGCCCGAAGGCATCGAGGGCGAGCCGTCGTTCGTCGATCTCGCGCGCCTCGATGACGCCGGGCTCGACGCGACCATCGCCGATTTCCAGGAGGCGTTCACCTGGTGGCGGCGCAGCGACATCGTGACCGTCGCCGCCGTGCGGGGCCACGCCGTCGGTGCGGGCTTCCAGCTCGCGCTCGCCTGTGATCTGCGCGTCGTCGCGGACGACGTGCAGTTCGCCATGCTCGAAACCAGCCTTGGGCTCGTGCCCGACCTCACGGGTACGCATCCGCTGGTGAGCCTCGTGGGGTACGGCCGTGCGCTGGAGATCTGTCTCACCGGGCGCTTCGTCCAGGCGGAGGAAGCGGAGCGGATCGGCCTTGCCAACCTTGCCGTGCCCGGGGAGCAACTCGACGACGCGGTACGGGACTTGGCGGCCGCGCTCGTGGCCGCGCCGCGGGATGCGGTGATCGAGACCAAGGCGTTGTTGCGCGGGGCGCAGGGGCGGTCGTACGACGAGCAGCGGGCGGCGGA